Proteins found in one Limanda limanda chromosome 18, fLimLim1.1, whole genome shotgun sequence genomic segment:
- the sesn1 gene encoding sestrin-1 gives MRHSVAPGEHVENSCFSVTGLLKMCSHCEPLGKKDLGVRIPRPLGNGPSRFIPEKEILQVSKVDPRTQSIFEDAFAALGRLENISLVMGFHPQYLESFLRTQHYLLQMDGPLSLHYRHYIGIMAAARHQCSYLVNLHVNDFLQVGGDLKWLNGLDQAPQKLQQLGEINKILAHRPWLLTKEHIERLLKAEEHSWSLAELIHAVVLLTHYHSLASFTFGCGIMPEIHCDGGHTFRPPSLSQYCLCDIANGNGHIYHHDDRLGNQEVCGEVEVLMERMKQLQECDEEEASQEEMATRFEREKTESMLVVTAEDEESVPSREISRHFEDPSYGYKDFSRRGEHVPTFRVQDYSWEDHGFSLVNRLYPDVGQMLDEKFQMAYNLTYNTMATHKDVDTSMLRRAIWNYIHCMFGIRYDDYDYGEINQLLDRSFKIYIKTMVCSPEKTTKRMYESFWRQFQHSEKVHVNMLLMEARMQAELLYALRAITRYMT, from the exons ATGAGGCACTCGGTGGCACCGGGAGAACATGTGGAGAACAGCTGCTTCTCGGTGACAGGCTTGTTAAAGATGTGCTCCCATTGTGAGCCGCTCGGCAAGaag GACTTGGGAGTGAGGATCCCAAGACCCTTAGGAAACGGACCAAGCCGATTTATCCCTGAAAAAGAG ATCCTTCAAGTCAGTAAAGTGGACCCCAGAACACAATCGATATTCGAGGATGCGTTCGCAGCCCTCGGACGTCTGGAAAACATTTCCCTGGTGATGGGCTTCCACCCCCAGTACCTGGAGAGTTTCCTCCGGACGCAGCACTACCTGCTGCAGATGGACGGACCCCTGTCTTTGCACTACCGACACTACATCGGCATCATG GCGGCAGCTAGACACCAGTGCTCCTACTTGGTCAACCTGCATGTGAACGACTTCCTCCAGGTCGGGGGGGATCTGAAGTGGCTGAACGGCCTGGACCAGGCGCcgcagaagctgcagcagctcgggGAAATCAACAAAATCCTGGCCCACAGACCCTGGCTGCTCACTAAGGAACACATCGAG CGCCTCCTGAAAGCTGAGGAGCACAGCTGGTCCCTGGCCGAGCTCATCCACGCCGTGGTCCTCCTCACACACTACCACTCCCTCGCCTCCTTCACGTTCGGCTGCGGCATCATGCCCGAGATCCACTGCGACGGCGGACACACCTTCAGGCCCCCCTCCCTGAGCCAGTATTGCCTGTGTGACATCGCCAACGGCAACGGCCATATTTATCACCATGACGATCGGCTCGGAAACCAG GAGGTGTGTGGCGAggtggaggtgctgatggagcgcatgaagcagctgcaggagtgcGACGAGGAGGAGGCCAGCCAGGAGGAGATGGCGACCCGCTTCGAGAGGGAGAAGACGGAGAGTATGCTGGTGGTCACAGCGGAGGACGAGGAGTCTGTCCCCTCCAGGGAAATCTCAAGACACTTTGAGGACCCCAGTTACGGCTACAAGGACTTCTCCAGGAGGGGGGAGCACGTGCCCACGTTCAGAGTGCAG gaTTACAGCTGGGAGGATCACGGCTTCTCTCTGGTCAACCGACTGTATCCTGATGTGGGTCAGATGCTGGACGAGAAGTTCCAGATGGCCTACAACCTGACCTACAACACCATGGCAACGCACAAGGATGTGGACACCAGCATGCTGCGTAGGGCCATCTGGAACTACATCCACTGCATGTTTGGCATCAG GTATGATGACTATGATTATGGAGAGATAAACCAGCTTCTGGACCGTAGCTTTAAGATCTATATCAAGACCATGGTGTGTAGTCCTGAGAAGACCACCAAACGAATGTATGAAAGTTTCTGGAGGCAGTTTCAGCACTCCGAGAAG GTCCATGTTAATATGCTTCTTATGGAAGCGCGAATGCAAGCAGAACTGTTATACGCTCTGAGAGCGATCACCCGCTACATGACATGA